Proteins co-encoded in one Eremothecium sinecaudum strain ATCC 58844 chromosome VI, complete sequence genomic window:
- a CDS encoding HFL015Cp (Syntenic homolog of Ashbya gossypii ACL179C; Syntenic homolog of Saccharomyces cerevisiae YLR341W (SPO77)): MSLSLRDVNKSRYSFPDGYDSVEKSKRTLHPSANAKPLFIDEQLPRSIDAIFAPLEENEGDDDDENNDSRESSIKVRDLRIIGASYPVCEFAPINDSREGSRALGSMGTSLRLDSQGIVKFSIREEAISANTPQSNVSFLPSVMTSFSSALDMLYDLIHDHILVPTNDRDFQVEIASYTGTADINIFITPLKRKISNLVEILMHLNHIELTLAVFKQWGSAGIEPTQSDRFNTCLHDLLEMISNYVNEGQYNVSIFQQFINSREFAKKIQFIQVADDAIAEVRPLLFLTNIPQLTSQIFKFDVQLTASKDCSLQEELRYHINYMLIYQLFVQKLRGFFVSCLSLEKKEESGIVLRCLEGFLTNCVEIDSAELLVGLDSAVDEWAQKDNDRVIILSSWCREMARKHNKPGKENYEDQHFSNENKYNVAKLFIQQLKDLAIGNSLSPGFTILTAGLDTAARTKHEDIIKSRSHHGKSINVKKWGVGQQKPLSHKQRLFEKCQRLKWRLVKWSHGLSRSKRASELQFEAQQLDSTPKCNNSDLISLSIRGTYHNWRSTYENTTYNEFKGETKKSNEQDEKGKKFEELKRRRDRFMYLFFGDDA, translated from the coding sequence ATGTCCTTGTCCTTAAGAGACGTGAATAAGAGTAGATACAGCTTTCCTGATGGCTATGACAGTGTCGAAAAAAGCAAAAGGACATTACATCCTTCAGCTAATGCGAAACCGTTATTTATTGACGAGCAACTACCACGATCTATTGATGCGATTTTTGCACCTTTAGAAGAAAATGAGGGcgatgatgatgatgagaaTAATGACAGCAGAGAGAGCTCCATCAAGGTGAGAGACCTACGAATAATTGGCGCTAGCTATCCAGTTTGCGAATTTGCTCCAATAAACGATAGTAGGGAGGGCAGTAGGGCACTAGGTAGTATGGGAACTAGTTTGAGATTGGATTCTCAAGGAATTGTTAAGTTTTCCATTAGAGAAGAGGCTATATCGGCAAATACACCTCAATCTAATGTCAGTTTTCTTCCATCAGTTATGACTTCATTCAGCAGTGCATTAGATATGTTGTATGATTTAATTCATGACCATATATTAGTGCCAACAAATGACAGAGATTTTCAAGTTGAAATTGCAAGCTATACTGGCACCGCAGATATAAATATATTCATTACTCCTTTAAAACGCAAAATATCTAATTTGGTTGAAATATTAATGCACCTAAACCACATAGAACTAACGCTTGCTGTTTTCAAACAATGGGGTTCAGCTGGTATTGAACCTACTCAAAGTGATAGATTTAATACATGCCTCCACGATTTGCTTGAAATGATATCTAATTATGTGAATGAAGGTCAATACAATGTATCAATCTTTCAGCAGTTTATCAATTCGAGGGAGTTTGCTAAAAAGATACAGTTCATACAGGTTGCTGATGATGCTATAGCAGAAGTGAGGCCCTTACTATTTTTAACCAACATACCACAACTTACTTCCCAAATCTTCAAATTTGATGTTCAATTAACAGCAAGTAAGGACTGCTCATTGCAAGAAGAGCTACGCTATCATATTAATTACATGTTGATATATCAGCTCTTCGTCCAAAAACTACGAGGCTTCTTTGTAAGTTGTTTATCTTTGGAAAAGAAAGAGGAAAGTGGCATTGTATTGCGCTGCCTAGAAGGATTCTTAACAAATTGCGTCGAAATAGACAGTGCAGAATTACTTGTAGGGCTTGACAGTGCAGTTGATGAATGGGCACAAAAAGATAATGACCGTGTAATTATTTTATCAAGCTGGTGTCGTGAAATGGCCCGCAAGCATAATAAACCAGGCAAAGAAAATTACGAGGACCAACATTTTAGCAATGAAAATAAGTACAACGTCGCAAAGTTATTTATCCAACAATTGAAGGACCTTGCTATCGGGAATTCTCTCAGTCCTGGGTTTACTATTTTAACAGCTGGTCTCGACACTGCCGCTAGGACTAAACACGAAGACATTATCAAATCTCGAAGTCATCACGGTAAGAGTATCAATGTAAAGAAATGGGGAGTTGGACAGCAAAAACCATTATCACATAAGCAGCGGCTATTTGAAAAATGCCAAAGGTTAAAGTGGAGATTAGTCAAGTGGTCACATGGGCTATCTCGTTCAAAAAGGGCCTCTGAGCTTCAATTTGAGGCCCAGCAACTGGACTCTACACCTAAATGCAACAATTCGGACTTAATAAGCCTATCAATCCGAGGGACCTATCATAACTGGCGTAGCACCTATGAAAATACTACATATAACGAGTTTAAAGGCGAAACCAAGAAAAGTAACGAACAAGACGAGAAGGGCAAGAAATTCGAAGAATTAAAACGCAGGAGGGACAGATTTATGTACCTCTTTTTTGGGGACGATGCATAG
- the RPP0 gene encoding 60S ribosomal protein uL10 (Syntenic homolog of Ashbya gossypii ACL178C; Syntenic homolog of Saccharomyces cerevisiae YLR340W (RPP0)) yields the protein MGGVREKKVEYFAKLREYLEEYKSVFVIGVDNVSSQQMHEVRKALRGKAVVLMGKNTMVRRAIRGYLADFPDYEKLLPYVKGNVGFIFTNDSLSEIKEQIVSNRVAAPARAGAIAPEDIWVRAVNTGMEPGKTSFFQALGVPTKIARGTIEITSDVKVVDAGNKVGASEASLLNLLNISPFTYGLTVVQVYDNGQVFSSSILDITEEELVSHFVTAVNTIASISLAIGYPTLPSVGHTLINNYKNLLAVAIAANYVYPEIEELVDRIENPDKYASSAPAAAAAASSGAAAEEAAAEEEDEESEDDDMGFGLFD from the coding sequence ATGGGAGGCGTCCGTGAAAAGAAGGTCGAGTACTTCGCTAAGTTAAGAGAATATTTGGAAGAATACAAGTCTGTATTCGTGATTGGTGTTGACAATGTTTCATCCCAACAAATGCACGAAGTCAGAAAGGCTTTGAGAGGTAAGGCTGTCGTTTTGATGGGTAAGAACACCATGGTGAGAAGAGCTATCAGAGGTTACCTTGCTGACTTCCCAGACTACGAGAAGTTGTTACCTTACGTCAAAGGTAACGTTGGTTTCATCTTCACCAACGACTCTTTGTCTGAAATTAAGGAACAAATTGTTTCTAACAGAGTTGCTGCACCAGCTAGAGCTGGTGCTATTGCTCCTGAAGACATCTGGGTTAGAGCTGTTAACACTGGTATGGAACCAGGTAAGACCTCTTTCTTCCAAGCTTTGGGTGTCCCAACCAAGATTGCCAGAGGTACTATTGAAATTACTTCTGACGTTAAGGTTGTCGACGCTGGTAACAAGGTTGGTGCTTCTGAAGCTTCTTTGTTGAACTTGTTGAACATCTCTCCTTTCACCTACGGTTTGACAGTTGTTCAAGTTTATGACAATGGTCAGGTCTTCTCATCCTCTATCTTGGACATTACCGAGGAAGAATTGGTTTCCCACTTCGTCACTGCTGTTAACACCATTGCTTCAATCTCCTTGGCTATTGGTTACCCAACCTTGCCATCTGTTGGCCACACCTTGATCAACAACTACAAGAACTTGTTAGCTGTTGCTATTGCTGCTAACTATGTTTACCCAGAAATTGAGGAATTGGTTGACAGAATTGAGAACCCAGACAAGTACGCTTCTTCTGCTCCAGCTGCTGCTGCCGCTGCTTCTTCTGGTGCTGCCGCCGAAGAAGCTGCCGCTGAGGAAGAGGACGAAGAGTCTGAGGACGATGACATGGGTTTCGGTTTGTTCGACTAA
- the POP6 gene encoding ribonuclease P/MRP protein subunit POP6 (Syntenic homolog of Ashbya gossypii ACL177W; Syntenic homolog of Saccharomyces cerevisiae YGR030C (POP6)), producing MASGDEYLLYNELKLDATLSNTEECFNSIRDIIITKLILNEVDPDNCIQVQKKSQIQPLVSHITQKLTHEQKPILLYSYGQHIHRQISVLEVVKTKLREQQFNFHQYNNLSCLVQISQGRNELLQKKINIPVMLIIIASKELIMSLEGFQKQ from the coding sequence ATGGCTTCCGGAGATGAATATTTACTATACAATGAATTGAAGCTCGATGCCACACTTTCTAATACCGAAGAGTGCTTCAATAGCATAAGAGATATTATTATAACTAAACTAATCCTTAATGAGGTAGATCCTGATAATTGTATTCAGGTTCAGAAAAAATCTCAAATTCAACCCCTTGTTTCACATATTACTCAAAAACTTACTCATGAGCAGAAACCGATACTCTTGTATTCATATGGACAGCATATACACCGACAAATAAGCGTTTTGGAGGTCGTAAAAACAAAGTTAAGAGAACAGCAGTTTAATTTTCACCAATATAACAATTTGAGCTGCTTGGTACAAATATCTCAAGGGAGAAATGAGCTGttacaaaaaaaaattaatataCCTGTCATGCTAATAATCATTGCCTCAAAAGAGCTGATTATGAGCTTGGAAGGCTTTCAAAAACAATGA
- the NUP60 gene encoding FG-nucleoporin NUP60 (Syntenic homolog of Ashbya gossypii AFL004C; Syntenic homolog of Saccharomyces cerevisiae YAR002W (NUP60); 1-intron in Ashbya gossypii) has protein sequence MSAHKRKASMTESVAPYRKPIITSSSKGSTSSGKRRLTLFNKVKSFFQGDGKQDSNLDNNRCNKPYPVPGGFYNMDAKNSVIQLRGQSDEDDEGTKGSVSLYSNENEIGEDEANISNAKLAEFFREKGNAPLTEVEYEGVMSLIRRSKSVSSTPQSKKMLQRDVNEFKVLRSTSERISTPLRAPAFKPNYGDSISLSNASFRSSASSTTRRVFDYSRLPSPYRTTVYKYSAARVPNSQSSIRSRKGIEHHVSKPAKETNPPKKLSHTATALISLLDGNSKLGEDEVHSLSGLSNPYSEHVSHINKSKKLTMTKSTDSNVVQEVESGPSPLNSTALSELSNAPSIVEATPVATASNANATQPMFGFKPSKPSSLRVEVTVENPLEAGIPPPVPQSSAFNFSFNKPESSTEPDTRNSVAKESPSAVPSFKFQSSKATFPIPEQHNKLPSNSTQESEVKVAYTEAEGPFHLKNSNVKENDVKKDIHSEVQPAFSFSDRNVPMHNRTVASNRFVFAQPSQKPIYDFGSLPISGIDPNSVDREKVEQFRSTFLF, from the exons ATGTCCGCACATAAGAGGAAGGCTAGCATGACAGAATCAGTCGCACCATATCGAAAACCCATTATCACATCGTCATCGAAAGGCTCTACTTCCTCAGGCAAAAGA AGATTAACTTTATTCAATAAAGTAAAGTCATTTTTTCAAGGTGATGGTAAACAAGATTCCAATTTAGATAACAATAGGTGCAATAAACCTTATCCTGTGCCCGGAGGGTTTTACAACATGGATGCGAAGAACTCTGTTATACAATTACGGGGTCAATCTGACGAGGATGATGAAGGGACCAAGGGGAGTGTCAGTTTGTATTCTAATGAGAATGAAATAGGAGAAGACGAAGCTAATATATCGAACGCTAAGTTGGCAGAGTTTTTCCGTGAAAAGGGCAATGCGCCATTGACTGAGGTAGAATATGAAGGTGTAATGTCACTTATAAGAAGAAGTAAATCTGTTTCGTCGACTCCGCAGTCAAAAAAAATGTTACAACGAGATGTGAACGAATTTAAAGTTCTGAGATCAACTTCTGAGCGTATCTCCACACCACTGAGAGCACCAGCCTTCAAGCCGAATTACGGTGACTCAATCTCTCTCTCTAATGCATCATTTAGAAGCTCTGCTTCTTCAACGACAAGGCGTGTTTTTGACTACTCTAGGTTACCTTCACCTTACAGAACCACAGTTTATAAATATAGTGCCGCAAGAGTACCAAACTCTCAAAGCTCAATAAGGTCACGTAAAGGGATTGAACATCATGTTTCCAAACCTGCAAAGGAGACTAATCCACCAAAGAAGTTAAGCCACACTGCCACTGCATTGATATCGTTATTGGATGGTAATTCTAAACTGGGTGAAGATGAAGTCCACTCACTTTCGGGGTTGTCTAATCCTTATTCCGAACACGTATCTCATATTAATAAAAGCAAGAAACTAACGATGACAAAATCGACAGATTCAAACGTCGTTCAAGAGGTTGAAAGTGGTCCCTCTCCCCTTAATTCAACTGCGCTTTCAGAGCTCTCAAATGCTCCATCAATTGTCGAAGCAACTCCTGTTGCAACCGCCTCGAATGCAAATGCAACACAACCTATGTTTGGTTTTAAACCTTCGAAGCCTTCATCTTTAAGAGTCGAAGTAACCGTGGAAAACCCATTAGAAGCGGGGATACCACCGCCAGTGCCGCAAAGCTCTGCGTTCAATTTTTCTTTCAATAAACCAGAAAGTTCAACAGAACCTGATACACGTAATTCGGTAGCAAAAGAGTCTCCATCTGCAGTGCCTTCTTTCAAGTTTCAATCCTCAAAAGCTACTTTTCCAATACCAGAACAACACAATAAGTTGCCATCCAACAGTACTCAGGAGAGTGAAGTTAAAGTAGCCTATACTGAAGCAGAGGGTCCATTTCACCTCAAAAATTCGAACGTCAAAGAGAACGATGTTAAAAAAGACATCCACTCAGAAGTACAACCTGCATTCTCATTTTCCGATCGCAATGTTCCGATGCATAATCGAACAGTTGCCAGTAACCGTTTTGTTTTTGCACAGCCATCACAAAAACCTATATATGATTTCGGTTCATTACCTATATCAGGCATTGATCCAAATTCTGTAGACAGGGAGAAAGTTGAGCAGTTTAGATCAACTTTCCTTTTTTAG
- a CDS encoding emp24/gp25L/p24 family protein (Syntenic homolog of Ashbya gossypii AFL005W; Syntenic homolog of Saccharomyces cerevisiae YAR002C-A (ERP1) and YGL002W (ERP6)): protein MQLQLFIRALLLCLFPLAVNGFYYYSNGGESKCFNKELSKDAILRTSYSVQIFDSQANDYIDPASNQVNVVVDVLEVFDDNHRVVHQTRGSSGEFTFNAIESGEHLICLQPRMSGWLARSKTKVNVEFQVGSGSEIDSKKKEAMQVLHQRVIDLIDKAMSIRGEQTLVREREAQFRDTSERTNSSAMWWAIITLIVMGGVSFWQLHHLRSFFVKQKVL from the coding sequence ATGCAATTACAATTGTTTATTCGAGCTCTCCTGCTTTGCTTATTTCCATTAGCCGTGAATGGCTTTTATTATTATAGTAATGGAGGGGAAAGTAAGTGTTTCAATAAGGAACTATCCAAAGACGCGATTTTAAGAACATCATACTCAGTCCAAATTTTTGATTCCCAAGCTAATGATTATATTGATCCTGCTTCAAACCAAGTAAATGTGGTAGTCGACGTTTTAGAAGTATTTGATGATAATCATCGTGTTGTGCATCAAACTAGAGGTTCAAGTGGTGAATTCACATTTAATGCCATTGAATCTGGTGAGCATTTGATTTGCTTGCAGCCTCGGATGTCTGGTTGGTTAGCAAGAAGTAAGACTAAGGTTAACGTTGAGTTTCAAGTTGGATCTGGGTCTGAAATTGATTCTAAGAAAAAAGAAGCTATGCAAGTTTTACATCAAAGGGTTATAGACTTGATTGATAAAGCTATGAGTATAAGAGGTGAACAGACATTAGTCAGAGAACGTGAGGCTCAGTTTAGAGATACTTCAGAGCGTACCAACTCTTCAGCGATGTGGTGGGCTATTATAACACTAATTGTTATGGGTGGTGTAAGTTTCTGGCAGTTGCATCATCTGCGTTCATTCTTTGTTAAACAAAAGGTTTTGTAA
- the SWD1 gene encoding COMPASS subunit protein SWD1 (Syntenic homolog of Ashbya gossypii AFL006C; Syntenic homolog of Saccharomyces cerevisiae YAR003W (SWD1)), which yields MANRLLQDPFSVLKEYPEKLTDNFKIPFQGECLRFSHGGDYLAVGCSNGSVVIYDMDTKKPISMLGNRGGPHVRSVQSISWSQCGRFIWTCSSDWSVKMWDLQTPGVCYKEYRFDGPVWMCKALRARSRSCLAMAYEHKNAFLLDFSGEEVIKLEIKDAFSGEVEDSDVDYGYTLVTCVHSTLNDIILTGTSKGWLIVYRILRGDEGFKCIKRTRIGHTNIKHIEVVPYGDRMAINCSDRTIRQYSLHIDEGSSEVVLELEHKYQDVINKLQWNSIAFSNHSGEYLVASAHGSSAHDLYLWETASGTLVRVLEGPDEELLAIDWNFYNMCIASNGLESGNVYIWSIVIPPKWSALAPDFEEIDENVEYQEKENEFDQLDEFGYQQVQEEAEEVHIDLKSKEKYDVRGNDLSLDKFIIPTDYEGILMMKKLQSIG from the coding sequence ATGGCAAATCGGTTGCTACAAGATCCATTTAGTGTACTTAAAGAATACCCAGAGAAGCTCACCGATAATTTTAAAATCCCATTCCAAGGGGAATGTTTGCGATTTAGTCATGGAGGAGATTATCTTGCTGTAGGATGCTCTAATGGATCAGTTGTGATTTACGATATGGATACAAAAAAACCAATTTCAATGTTGGGAAATAGAGGTGGCCCACACGTAAGGTCTGTTCAGTCGATATCATGGTCCCAATGTGGGAGGTTCATTTGGACTTGTTCTAGTGACTGGAGTGTGAAAATGTGGGATTTGCAAACTCCAGGTGTATGCTATAAGGAATATAGATTTGATGGACCTGTATGGATGTGCAAAGCTTTACGTGCAAGATCTAGAAGTTGTTTAGCTATGGCTTATGAGCATAAAAATGCGTTTCTTTTGGATTTCTCTGGGGAAGAGGTAATTAAGCTAGAAATAAAAGACGCTTTCTCCGGTGAGGTAGAGGATAGCGACGTAGATTACGGTTATACATTAGTAACATGCGTGCATTCGACTCTGAATGACATAATACTTACTGGTACTTCCAAAGGCTGGCTTATAGTATACCGCATACTGCGAGGCGATGAGGGATTTAAATGCATTAAAAGAACAAGAATTGGACACACTAATATTAAACACATAGAGGTAGTGCCATATGGTGATAGGATGGCTATAAATTGCTCGGACAGAACTATAAGACAGTATTCGTTGCATATCGACGAAGGCTCTTCTGAAGTTGTTCTAGAACTAGAACACAAATACCAGGACGTTATAAATAAGCTACAATGGAACTCCATAGCGTTTAGCAATCACTCTGGGGAATATCTGGTAGCCTCAGCACATGGTTCATCTGCTCATGACTTATACCTATGGGAGACGGCCTCAGGAACACTTGTTCGAGTTTTGGAAGGCCCTGACGAGGAACTACTCGCCATTGACTGGAACTTCTACAATATGTGTATTGCAAGCAATGGCTTAGAGTCTGGAAATGTTTATATATGGTCTATTGTAATTCCACCAAAATGGAGTGCGTTAGCGCCGGACTTTGAAGAAATTGACGAGAATGTTGAATATCAAGAAAAAGAGAATGAGTTTGACCAATTAGATGAATTCGGCTATCAACAAGtacaagaagaagcagaGGAAGTACATATAGATTTAAAAAGTAAAGAGAAGTACGATGTCCGAGGAAATGATTTATCACTTGATAAGTTTATTATTCCGACTGACTACGAAGGCATTCTAATGATGAAAAAATTACAGTCTATTGGTTAA
- the CDH1 gene encoding Cdh1p (Syntenic homolog of Ashbya gossypii AFL007C; Syntenic homolog of Saccharomyces cerevisiae YGL003C (CDH1)), with product MDADDSPFMNNTPSSSPTKKPQSTRRVGKRPISVSTSSSSSSILSSPVRRPRGPYNYTDRFMPNRTNMDLNTVISIGSTSSLAYISPSTSGNQIELQREQQAHRTFDTILKNELFGDKLSSDANDNEDNIERIQYTTTRSLEEPTTPPKSSGPDHSSPPLPSTPRRLNFANSGNLQKPTSNNVRGATLFTYRERSLTRKSTTLMVHNQFFNYSSPIRADTQRLLLSPGKKLREIVKVPYRVLDAPALADDFYYDLIDWSNMDMLAVALGKTVFLTDDNSNEVFQLCENERDYTSLSWVNSGSHLAVGLENGLVELHDVIKQKCIRTISGHLDRVACLSWNNHILSSGSRDHMILHRDVRTPDPFFEQIDTHTQEVCGLKWNVEENKLASGGNDNVIYVYDGVSKTPLLKFNEHTAAVKAMAWSPHKRATLASGGGTADRRLKIWNVNTGTKVNDVDTGSQICNMIWSKNTDELVTSHGYSKFNLTLWDCPTLEPLAVLKGHSFRVLHLALSADGTTVVSGAGDETLRYWKLFEKRKPGSQPDSALTAAFSNLR from the coding sequence ATGGATGCTGATGATAGTCCATTCATGAATAATACGCCTTCCTCTTCGCCCACCAAAAAACCTCAATCTACTCGTCGAGTGGGCAAAAGGCCAATTTCGGTATCTacatcatcttcatcgtcTTCCATATTATCATCTCCAGTTAGAAGGCCAAGAGGGCCGTATAATTATACGGACCGTTTCATGCCTAACAGGACAAATATGGACTTGAATACAGTGATATCAATTGGAAGCACATCTAGTTTAGCTTATATTTCACCATCGACTTCGGGAAATCAAATTGAACTACAACGTGAACAGCAAGCACATAGAACTTTTGATACAATTCTTAAAAACGAACTTTTTGGAGATAAACTATCTAGCGATGCCaatgataatgaagataaTATCGAGCGGATTCAATATACCACGACAAGGAGTTTGGAAGAGCCTACCACACCACCGAAATCCAGTGGGCCTGATCATAGTTCGCCACCGTTACCATCTACACCTAGAAGACTTAATTTTGCAAATTCAGGAAATTTACAGAAACCTACTTCTAACAACGTCCGAGGGGCAACATTATTTACATATCGTGAACGCAGCCTTACTAGGAAATCCACTACGCTGATGGTACACAATCAGTTTTTTAATTACTCATCACCTATTAGAGCTGACACGCAACGCTTACTACTTTCCCCGGGAAAAAAGCTGAGAGAGATAGTTAAGGTCCCTTATAGGGTTCTTGATGCACCAGCTTTAGCCGATGACTTTTACTACGATTTAATTGACTGGTCAAATATGGATATGTTAGCGGTTGCACTAGGGAAAACTGTATTTTTAACTGATGATAACAGTAATGAGGTGTTTCAATTGTGCGAAAATGAGCGAGATTATACAAGTTTAAGTTGGGTAAATTCTGGTTCTCACCTTGCAGTGGGATTAGAAAATGGACTAGTAGAGCTTCATGATGTTATAAAGCAGAAATGTATTCGGACTATATCTGGACACTTGGATCGGGTAGCTTGTCTATCGTGGAACAATCATATTCTCAGCTCCGGTAGCAGGGACCATATGATTTTGCATAGAGATGTCAGGACGCCTGATCCCTTTTTTGAGCAAATCGATACCCATACGCAGGAGGTTTGCGGTCTAAAATGGAATGTGGAAGAGAATAAATTAGCTTCTGGAGGCAACGATAATGTTATATATGTATATGATGGTGTGTCGAAAACCCCATTGCTAAAGTTCAATGAACATACAGCTGCTGTAAAAGCTATGGCTTGGTCGCCGCATAAGCGTGCTACTTTAGCAAGTGGGGGTGGTACTGCGGATCGAAGGTTAAAGATATGGAACGTCAATACTGGTACAAAGGTGAATGACGTAGACACTGGTTCACAGATCTGTAATATGATATGGTCTAAAAACACAGATGAGCTCGTGACGTCTCATGGTTATTCGAAGTTTAACTTAACATTATGGGATTGTCCGACTCTTGAACCATTAGCAGTTTTAAAAGGCCATAGTTTTAGGGTTTTACATTTAGCATTGTCCGCGGATGGTACTACGGTGGTATCTGGCGCGGGTGATGAGACATTGAGGTATTGGAAATTATTTGAAAAACGCAAGCCAGGTAGTCAGCCAGACTCTGCACTAACAGCTGCTTTTAGTAACCTGAGGTAA